From Pulveribacter suum, a single genomic window includes:
- the prmC gene encoding peptide chain release factor N(5)-glutamine methyltransferase has translation MNIEATIAQALARAQAGGLARIDAQMLLLHLLQRPLHERAWLLTHDGDALPGDALARYQALCARRAAGEPVAYLTGSKEFYGLALEVDARVLDPRPDTETLVDWALALAAPTARMADLGTGSGAIALALQSRRPLAQVLAVDASAAALAVAQANARRLGLPVQFAQGSWLQGIAGPFDVIVSNPPYIPAGDPHLAALGHEPLSALASGADGLDDIRAIVAQAPSRLARGGWLLLEHGWDQADAVQALLRAAGFDQVQSRHDLAGIARCSGGTMPAKHPGPMK, from the coding sequence ATGAATATAGAAGCAACCATCGCCCAGGCCCTGGCCCGCGCGCAGGCCGGCGGCCTGGCCCGCATCGACGCGCAGATGCTGCTGCTGCACCTGCTGCAGCGCCCCTTGCACGAACGCGCCTGGCTGCTGACGCACGACGGCGACGCCCTGCCAGGCGATGCCCTGGCCCGCTATCAGGCCCTGTGCGCGCGCCGTGCGGCGGGCGAGCCGGTGGCCTATCTCACGGGCAGCAAGGAGTTCTACGGCCTGGCGCTGGAGGTGGATGCCCGGGTGCTCGACCCGCGCCCGGACACCGAGACACTGGTGGACTGGGCTTTGGCGCTGGCTGCGCCCACGGCGCGCATGGCCGACCTGGGCACCGGCAGCGGTGCCATCGCCCTGGCCCTGCAGAGCCGGCGCCCGCTGGCCCAAGTGCTGGCCGTGGACGCCAGCGCCGCCGCCCTGGCCGTCGCCCAGGCCAACGCCCGGCGGCTGGGCCTGCCCGTGCAGTTCGCGCAGGGCAGCTGGCTGCAGGGCATCGCCGGCCCGTTCGATGTGATCGTGAGCAACCCACCCTACATCCCGGCCGGCGACCCGCACCTGGCCGCCCTCGGGCACGAACCGCTGTCGGCGCTGGCCAGCGGCGCCGACGGGCTGGACGACATCCGCGCCATCGTCGCCCAGGCTCCCTCGCGCCTGGCCCGTGGCGGCTGGCTGCTGCTGGAGCATGGCTGGGACCAGGCGGACGCCGTGCAGGCCCTGTTGCGCGCGGCCGGCTTCGATCAGGTACAAAGCCGGCACGACCTGGCCGGCATAGCCCGATGCAGCGGCGGGACAATGCCTGCGAAACATCCAGGCCCGATGAAATAA
- a CDS encoding hemolysin family protein produces the protein MTLTQSLLVIALLIAASAFFSVAELSLAASRRLRLRQMADEGDGRAARVLLMQEQPGDYFTVVQVGLNAVAILGGIVGEGALSPYFSDVLALWLAQPQAQTMGFWASFLVVTSLFILFADLLPKRLGMANSERMAVLVVGPMQWCMRLFKPLIWLYSRAADALLRLSGLPSQRDERVTSDDILAMMEAGARSGVLAAREQQVIENLFELDTRSVVSAMSTRDRVAYFLRDDPDHVIRARIANEPFSTYPVCVDDIDHVVGYVDAKDLFQRALNNQPISLAEEGLVHKALIVPDRLSLAEVLEQFRQVHEDFAVIVNEYSLVVGVVTLNDVMSTVMGDLVGPSSDEEEQIVRRDENSWLVDGITPINDVLHALAIDELPHADEYETLAGFLTVMLRRVPRRTDSVTLSGYKFEVIDVDSYRVDQVLVSRLSPLRTSAGDSPPPGHEPQAADVRS, from the coding sequence ATGACCCTGACCCAAAGCCTGCTCGTCATCGCCCTGCTCATCGCCGCGAGCGCGTTCTTCTCGGTGGCCGAACTGTCGCTGGCCGCCTCGCGCCGCCTGCGCCTGCGCCAGATGGCCGACGAGGGCGACGGGCGCGCCGCGCGGGTGCTACTGATGCAGGAGCAGCCGGGCGACTATTTCACGGTGGTGCAGGTGGGCCTGAACGCGGTGGCCATCCTGGGCGGCATCGTCGGCGAAGGCGCCCTGAGCCCCTATTTCTCCGACGTGCTGGCGCTGTGGCTGGCGCAGCCGCAGGCGCAGACGATGGGCTTTTGGGCCTCTTTCCTGGTGGTGACCTCGCTGTTCATCCTGTTCGCGGACCTGCTGCCCAAGCGGCTGGGCATGGCGAACTCCGAGCGCATGGCGGTGCTCGTCGTGGGGCCCATGCAGTGGTGCATGCGGCTGTTCAAGCCGCTGATCTGGCTGTACAGCCGCGCTGCCGATGCGCTGCTGCGCCTGTCGGGCCTGCCCTCGCAGCGCGACGAGCGCGTCACCTCGGACGACATCCTGGCCATGATGGAAGCGGGCGCGCGCTCGGGCGTGCTGGCGGCGCGCGAGCAGCAAGTCATCGAAAACCTGTTCGAGCTGGACACGCGCAGCGTGGTCAGCGCCATGTCCACGCGCGACCGCGTGGCCTACTTCCTGCGCGACGACCCGGACCACGTGATCCGGGCGCGCATCGCCAACGAGCCGTTTTCCACCTACCCGGTGTGTGTGGACGACATCGACCACGTGGTGGGCTACGTGGACGCCAAGGACTTGTTCCAGCGGGCGCTGAACAACCAGCCCATCTCCCTGGCCGAGGAAGGCCTGGTACACAAGGCCCTGATCGTGCCCGACCGGCTGTCGCTGGCCGAGGTGCTGGAGCAGTTTCGCCAGGTGCACGAGGACTTTGCGGTCATCGTCAACGAGTACAGCCTGGTGGTGGGGGTGGTGACGCTCAACGACGTGATGAGCACCGTGATGGGCGACCTGGTGGGGCCGAGCTCGGACGAGGAAGAGCAGATCGTGCGGCGCGACGAGAACTCCTGGCTGGTGGACGGCATCACGCCCATCAACGACGTGCTGCACGCCCTGGCCATCGACGAGCTGCCGCACGCGGACGAGTACGAGACGCTGGCCGGCTTTCTGACGGTGATGCTGCGCCGCGTGCCGCGGCGCACCGACAGCGTCACGCTCAGCGGCTACAAGTTCGAGGTGATCGACGTGGACAGCTACCGCGTTGACCAGGTGCTGGTGTCGCGGCTGAGCCCGCTGCGCACCAGCGCCGGGGATTCACCGCCGCCCGGGCACGAGCCTCAGGCGGCAGACGTGCGCTCCTGA
- a CDS encoding proline--tRNA ligase: MKASRFFVSTLKEAPADAEVVSHQLMTRAGMIKKLGAGIYTYMPMGLRVIRKVEAIVREEMNRAGAVECAMPVVQPSELWQETGRFEKMGPELLRIQDRHARDFVIQPTSEEVVTDIARQELRSYKQLPKNLYQIQTKFRDERRPRFGLMRGREFTMKDAYSFDRDQAGAKASYQAMAEAYRRIFDRFGLTYRAVAADSGAIGGDLSEEFQVIAATGEDAIVYCPTSDYAANMEKAESAPPAGPRPAASQPRTLTPTPGKATCADVAGLLGVPLARTVKSLVLATDELNEAGEAVGVRVWLLLLRGDHDMNEIKVSKVPGLDNGFRFATVPEIEEHFGAKPGYLGPLDLKKPVRIVADREVAVMADWICGANQEGHHITGVNWGRDLPEPEAVADLRNVVAGDPSPDGRGELTIERGIEVGHVFYLGTKYSKAMNATFLGEDGKPAHFEMGCYGIGVTRLPAAAIEQNHDERGIIWPDAIAPFTVVLCPIGMDRSQEVKAAAEKLYEELLAAGVDVLLDDRGERPGAMFADWELIGVPHRVVLSDRGLKEGQVEYQHRRDSSATKVGAGDILAYVKERLTA; encoded by the coding sequence ATGAAAGCTTCCCGATTCTTTGTCTCCACCCTCAAAGAGGCGCCCGCCGACGCCGAGGTGGTCAGCCACCAGCTCATGACCCGCGCTGGCATGATCAAGAAGCTGGGCGCCGGCATCTACACCTACATGCCCATGGGCCTGCGCGTGATCCGCAAGGTCGAAGCGATCGTGCGCGAGGAAATGAACCGCGCCGGTGCCGTGGAGTGCGCCATGCCCGTGGTGCAGCCTTCCGAGCTGTGGCAGGAAACGGGGCGTTTCGAGAAGATGGGGCCGGAGCTGCTGCGCATTCAAGACCGCCACGCGCGCGACTTCGTCATCCAGCCCACCAGCGAGGAAGTGGTCACTGACATCGCCCGCCAGGAGCTGCGCAGCTACAAGCAGCTGCCCAAGAATCTCTACCAGATCCAGACCAAGTTCCGCGACGAGCGCCGGCCGCGCTTCGGGCTGATGCGCGGGCGCGAGTTCACCATGAAGGACGCCTACTCCTTCGACCGCGATCAGGCCGGCGCCAAGGCCAGCTACCAGGCCATGGCCGAGGCCTATCGCCGCATCTTCGATCGCTTCGGCCTGACGTATCGCGCCGTGGCGGCTGACTCGGGCGCCATCGGCGGCGATCTGAGCGAAGAATTCCAGGTCATCGCCGCCACCGGCGAGGACGCCATCGTCTATTGCCCCACCAGCGACTACGCGGCCAACATGGAAAAGGCCGAGAGCGCGCCACCTGCCGGTCCGCGCCCTGCCGCCAGCCAGCCGCGCACGCTCACCCCCACGCCCGGCAAGGCCACCTGCGCCGACGTGGCCGGGCTGCTGGGCGTGCCGTTGGCCCGCACCGTGAAGTCGCTGGTGCTGGCTACCGACGAGCTGAACGAGGCAGGCGAGGCCGTCGGCGTGCGGGTCTGGCTACTGCTGCTGCGCGGCGACCACGACATGAACGAGATCAAGGTCTCCAAGGTGCCCGGGCTGGACAACGGCTTTCGCTTTGCCACCGTGCCCGAGATCGAGGAGCACTTCGGTGCCAAGCCCGGCTACCTGGGCCCCTTGGACCTGAAGAAGCCCGTGCGCATCGTTGCCGACCGCGAGGTGGCCGTGATGGCCGACTGGATCTGCGGCGCCAACCAGGAGGGCCACCACATCACCGGCGTGAACTGGGGCCGCGACCTGCCCGAACCCGAAGCCGTGGCCGACCTGCGCAACGTCGTGGCCGGCGACCCCTCGCCCGACGGCCGGGGGGAACTTACCATCGAGCGCGGCATCGAAGTCGGCCACGTGTTCTACCTGGGCACCAAATACTCCAAGGCCATGAACGCCACCTTCCTGGGTGAAGACGGCAAGCCGGCGCACTTCGAGATGGGCTGCTACGGCATCGGCGTGACGCGCCTGCCGGCCGCCGCCATCGAGCAAAACCACGACGAGCGCGGCATCATCTGGCCCGACGCCATCGCGCCGTTTACCGTGGTGCTGTGCCCCATCGGCATGGACCGCAGTCAGGAAGTGAAGGCCGCTGCCGAAAAGCTCTATGAGGAGCTGCTGGCCGCTGGCGTCGATGTGCTGCTGGACGACCGCGGCGAGCGCCCGGGCGCCATGTTCGCGGACTGGGAGCTGATCGGCGTGCCGCACCGCGTGGTGCTGTCCGATCGGGGCTTGAAGGAAGGCCAGGTGGAATACCAGCACCGCCGCGACAGCAGCGCCACCAAGGTGGGCGCGGGCGACATACTTGCGTACGTGAAGGAACGTTTGACAGCATGA
- the grxD gene encoding Grx4 family monothiol glutaredoxin — protein MSDVQQRIEQLVKTNDILLFMKGSASFPMCGFSGRAIQILKACGVDAKDIATVNVLDDQEIRQGIKDFSHWPTIPQLYVRGEFVGGSDIMMEMYESGELQQVVSGQQAG, from the coding sequence ATGAGCGACGTCCAGCAACGCATCGAGCAACTCGTCAAGACCAACGACATCCTGCTGTTCATGAAGGGCAGCGCCAGCTTCCCCATGTGCGGTTTTTCCGGCCGCGCCATCCAGATCCTCAAGGCCTGCGGCGTGGACGCCAAGGACATCGCCACCGTGAACGTGCTGGACGACCAGGAAATCCGCCAGGGCATCAAGGACTTCAGTCACTGGCCCACCATCCCGCAGCTGTACGTGCGCGGCGAGTTCGTCGGCGGCTCGGACATCATGATGGAGATGTACGAGTCCGGCGAGCTGCAGCAGGTAGTGAGCGGCCAGCAGGCCGGCTGA
- a CDS encoding LysR substrate-binding domain-containing protein, translating to MRMHSPSLPELHAFAAAARLGSFSRAAAELAVTQGAISRAIARLEEHLGVLLFTREGRRSVLTPVGLQYLDVVGPPIASIESASQALRTGRSARPLRLSVAPTLFSQWLIPRLPQFSDRHPGVALSFAPYQRDDPLTAPEIDAWIRVGGQAWPAGIAAHYLVGRELVPICRPQDLQGPQAIRRPADLLARPLLFHTHYPGNWAHWLAGVGCAHGPLAPAADFDQVALLTQAVIAGLGVAVVQRCLVEAELAAGRIAIAPDLPVPTARGYHLCHASGRPAHPALPSLRDWLLQQAAGAPVAPGASGAPSAQPQPLAGGAGHSQGAVGQHAAVAPR from the coding sequence TCACCGTCCCTGCCCGAGCTCCACGCCTTTGCCGCCGCGGCGCGCCTGGGCAGCTTCTCGCGCGCGGCCGCAGAGCTGGCCGTGACCCAGGGCGCCATCAGCCGCGCCATCGCCCGGCTGGAGGAGCACCTGGGCGTGCTGCTGTTCACGCGCGAGGGCCGGCGCAGCGTGCTCACGCCCGTGGGCCTGCAATACCTGGACGTGGTGGGCCCGCCGATCGCCAGCATCGAGTCGGCCTCGCAGGCACTGCGCACCGGGCGCAGCGCGCGGCCGCTGCGCCTGTCGGTGGCGCCCACGCTGTTCAGCCAGTGGCTCATCCCTCGCCTGCCGCAGTTCAGCGACCGCCACCCCGGCGTGGCGCTGTCGTTTGCGCCCTACCAGCGCGACGACCCGCTCACGGCGCCGGAGATCGACGCCTGGATCCGCGTGGGCGGCCAGGCCTGGCCGGCGGGCATCGCCGCGCACTATCTGGTCGGGCGCGAGCTGGTGCCCATCTGCCGCCCGCAGGACCTGCAGGGCCCGCAGGCCATCCGCCGCCCGGCCGACCTGCTGGCGCGCCCGCTGCTGTTTCACACCCACTACCCCGGCAACTGGGCGCACTGGCTGGCCGGCGTGGGCTGCGCGCACGGGCCCCTGGCGCCGGCAGCGGACTTCGACCAGGTGGCGCTGCTCACGCAGGCGGTGATCGCCGGGCTGGGCGTGGCCGTGGTGCAGCGCTGCCTGGTGGAGGCCGAGCTGGCCGCCGGGCGCATCGCCATCGCCCCGGACCTGCCCGTGCCCACCGCGCGCGGCTACCACCTGTGCCACGCCAGCGGCCGGCCGGCGCACCCGGCGCTGCCCAGCCTGCGCGACTGGCTGCTGCAGCAAGCGGCCGGCGCGCCAGTTGCGCCCGGTGCTTCAGGCGCGCCAAGCGCGCAGCCACAGCCACTGGCTGGTGGCGCAGGCCACAGCCAGGGCGCCGTAGGTCAGCATGCGGCCGTCGCGCCCCGATAG
- the hemA gene encoding glutamyl-tRNA reductase, which yields MAVWALGINHTTAPLDLRGRFAFALDQIAPTLQGLRQSLAGGGQHPQVETALLSTCNRTEIYCAAPASAMEHTLDWLAHSGGVSAQLLRSHSYTLENGLAARHAFRVASGLDSMVLGEAQILGQMKNAVRAAEGAGALGSTLNQLFQRSFAVAKEVRSSTDIGAHSISMAAAAVRLAGQLFEDLSQIRVLFVGAGEMIELCATHFAARSPKQIAIANRTLERGEALATRFGGSVMRLADLPDHLHEFDAIVSCTASQLPIIGLGAVERALKKRRHRPLFMVDLAVPRDIEPEVKGLEDVYLYTVDDLAGVVQTAQANRQAAVAQAEAIIDAGVQSFMHWMDLRRPAAQGAAVVPLIQQLHRQTDEWRQLEIARAKRLLARGEDVDTVLEALSRGLAQKMLHGTMAELRAGDADAREQTAQTVSRLFLRSHSKSAL from the coding sequence ATGGCAGTCTGGGCTCTCGGCATCAACCACACGACCGCTCCGCTCGACCTGCGGGGCCGCTTCGCGTTTGCGCTGGACCAGATCGCGCCCACGCTGCAGGGCCTGCGCCAGTCGCTGGCCGGCGGCGGCCAGCATCCGCAGGTCGAAACCGCCCTGCTGTCCACCTGCAACCGCACCGAGATCTACTGCGCCGCCCCCGCCTCGGCCATGGAGCACACGCTGGACTGGCTGGCCCACAGCGGCGGCGTCAGCGCCCAGCTGCTGCGCTCGCACTCCTACACGCTGGAAAACGGCCTGGCCGCGCGCCACGCCTTCCGCGTGGCCAGCGGGCTCGACTCCATGGTGCTGGGCGAGGCGCAGATCCTGGGCCAGATGAAGAACGCCGTGCGCGCCGCCGAAGGCGCCGGTGCCCTGGGCAGCACGCTCAACCAGCTGTTCCAGCGCAGCTTTGCCGTGGCCAAGGAGGTGCGCTCCAGCACCGACATCGGCGCGCACAGCATCAGCATGGCCGCCGCCGCCGTGCGCCTGGCCGGCCAGCTGTTCGAAGACCTGTCGCAGATCCGCGTGCTGTTCGTGGGCGCGGGCGAGATGATCGAGCTGTGCGCCACGCACTTCGCGGCCAGGAGCCCGAAACAAATCGCCATCGCCAACCGCACGCTGGAGCGCGGCGAGGCGCTGGCCACGCGCTTTGGCGGCTCCGTCATGCGCCTGGCCGACCTGCCCGATCACCTGCACGAGTTCGACGCCATCGTCAGCTGCACTGCCAGCCAGCTGCCCATCATCGGCCTGGGCGCCGTGGAGCGGGCTTTGAAGAAACGCCGCCACCGCCCCCTCTTCATGGTGGACCTGGCCGTGCCGCGCGACATCGAGCCCGAGGTCAAGGGCCTGGAAGACGTGTACCTGTACACCGTGGACGACCTGGCCGGCGTGGTGCAGACTGCCCAGGCCAACCGCCAGGCGGCCGTGGCCCAGGCCGAGGCCATCATTGACGCCGGCGTGCAAAGCTTCATGCACTGGATGGACCTGCGCCGCCCCGCGGCCCAGGGCGCGGCCGTGGTGCCGCTGATCCAGCAGCTGCACCGCCAGACGGACGAATGGCGCCAGCTGGAGATCGCCCGCGCCAAGCGGCTGCTGGCCCGCGGCGAGGACGTGGACACGGTGCTGGAGGCCCTCTCGCGGGGCCTCGCGCAAAAGATGCTGCACGGCACCATGGCCGAGCTGCGCGCCGGCGACGCCGATGCGCGCGAGCAGACGGCGCAGACCGTCTCGCGCCTGTTCCTGCGCTCGCACAGCAAGAGCGCGCTGTAG
- a CDS encoding RNA pyrophosphohydrolase translates to MLDRDGFRPNVGIILLNQKNQVFWGKRIRTHSWQFPQGGIDRGESPEQAMFRELHEEVGLQPTQVRVIARTRDWLRYEVPDRFIRRDARGHYRGQKQIWYLLQLIGHDWDLNLRATNHPEFDAWRWNEYWVPLDVVVEFKRGVYEMALTELARFVPRYEQRNRYLRSGMRSREHDGLQMPSHRSGGSMLVRPGVELPPGASFDPDPQNSMPAPLEPLAPVTRSLQPGDKG, encoded by the coding sequence ATGCTCGACCGGGACGGTTTCCGCCCAAACGTCGGCATCATCCTGCTCAACCAGAAGAATCAGGTGTTCTGGGGCAAGCGTATACGCACCCACAGCTGGCAGTTTCCGCAGGGCGGCATCGACCGCGGAGAAAGTCCGGAACAGGCCATGTTCCGGGAGCTTCACGAAGAAGTCGGACTGCAGCCTACCCAGGTACGTGTCATTGCCCGCACCCGCGACTGGTTGCGCTACGAGGTGCCAGACCGGTTCATCCGCCGCGACGCGCGTGGACACTACCGCGGCCAAAAGCAGATCTGGTATCTGCTGCAGCTGATAGGCCACGACTGGGACTTGAACCTGCGTGCCACCAATCATCCGGAGTTCGACGCCTGGCGTTGGAACGAGTACTGGGTGCCGCTGGACGTGGTGGTCGAGTTCAAGCGCGGCGTCTATGAGATGGCATTGACCGAACTGGCCCGTTTCGTCCCCCGGTACGAACAGCGCAACCGCTACCTGCGCAGCGGCATGCGCTCGCGCGAGCACGACGGCCTGCAGATGCCTTCGCACCGCAGCGGCGGCAGCATGCTGGTACGGCCGGGAGTGGAGCTGCCGCCGGGCGCCAGCTTCGACCCGGACCCGCAAAACAGTATGCCGGCCCCGTTGGAGCCCCTGGCACCGGTCACACGCAGCCTGCAGCCGGGCGACAAGGGCTGA
- a CDS encoding lytic transglycosylase domain-containing protein gives MTFEATGAAAAPVLRGALSRRACLLASLAAGPAAWLGLPAAAHASSQLEEPLIDSVRSALSSAVADLAPPEPLFVSTEARLLYLRWLGTMSERLRSRKPAWEVRRDFLQTVWYEAKRAGLDVSLVMGLIQVESAFRKFAVSSVGARGYMQVMPFWTRAIGDGDPAKLFHMQTNLRFGCVILRHYLDRERGDLYLALGRYNGSRGRAPYPSAVFAAQRNWFFQERTSAA, from the coding sequence ATGACATTTGAGGCAACTGGGGCGGCAGCAGCGCCCGTGCTGCGCGGCGCGCTGTCGCGCCGCGCCTGCCTGCTGGCATCGCTGGCGGCAGGGCCGGCTGCATGGCTGGGCCTGCCTGCTGCGGCGCACGCCAGCAGCCAGCTGGAAGAACCGCTCATCGACTCCGTACGCTCGGCGCTCAGCTCCGCCGTGGCCGACCTGGCTCCGCCCGAGCCGCTGTTCGTCAGCACCGAGGCGCGCCTGCTGTACCTGCGCTGGCTGGGCACCATGAGCGAGCGCCTGCGCAGCCGCAAGCCCGCCTGGGAGGTGCGCCGCGACTTCCTGCAGACCGTCTGGTACGAGGCCAAGCGCGCCGGGCTGGATGTGTCCCTGGTGATGGGCCTGATCCAGGTGGAGAGCGCTTTTCGCAAGTTCGCCGTGTCCTCCGTGGGCGCGCGCGGCTACATGCAGGTCATGCCGTTTTGGACGCGCGCGATCGGTGACGGCGACCCGGCCAAGCTGTTTCACATGCAGACCAACCTGCGCTTTGGCTGCGTCATCCTGCGCCATTACCTGGATCGCGAGCGGGGCGACCTGTACCTGGCCCTGGGCCGCTACAACGGCAGCCGCGGCCGCGCGCCTTATCCCAGCGCGGTGTTTGCCGCGCAGCGCAACTGGTTCTTTCAGGAGCGCACGTCTGCCGCCTGA
- the prfA gene encoding peptide chain release factor 1, whose amino-acid sequence MQPFLRTQLERYAQRLAELDFLLSREDIMADMQQYRVLSREHAEVTAVAGRWARWQQREADLAGAQDMLEDPDMAELAQDEIAAATHDLAELADELQRLLLPKDPDDERNAFLEIRAGTGGDESALFAGDLARMYTRYAAAAGWRVEVMSAHEAELGGYKEVVLRVEGRAGDGPSGSGAYGRLRFESGGHRVQRVPATETQGRIHTSACTVAVMPEPDASQAITLNPADLRIDTFRASGAGGQHINKTDSAVRVVHLPTGIVAECQDGRSQHSNKAKALAVLQARIQEKERSERAAKEAAMRKGLVGSGDRSDRIRTYNFPQGRLTDHRINLTLYKLLAVMEGDLQEVLDALQHAREAELLAELETAI is encoded by the coding sequence ATGCAACCCTTTCTCCGCACCCAGTTGGAGCGCTACGCGCAGCGCCTGGCCGAACTGGACTTCCTGCTCTCGCGCGAAGACATCATGGCCGACATGCAGCAGTACCGCGTGCTGTCACGCGAGCACGCCGAGGTGACGGCCGTGGCCGGCCGCTGGGCCCGCTGGCAGCAGCGCGAGGCCGATCTGGCCGGCGCCCAGGACATGCTGGAAGACCCCGACATGGCCGAGCTGGCGCAGGACGAGATCGCCGCCGCCACCCATGACCTGGCGGAGCTGGCGGACGAGCTGCAGCGCCTGCTGCTGCCCAAGGACCCGGATGACGAGCGCAACGCGTTCCTCGAAATCCGCGCCGGCACGGGCGGCGACGAATCCGCCCTGTTCGCCGGCGACTTGGCGCGCATGTACACTCGCTACGCGGCCGCAGCCGGCTGGCGCGTGGAGGTCATGAGCGCGCACGAGGCCGAGCTGGGCGGCTACAAGGAGGTGGTGCTGCGCGTCGAGGGCCGCGCTGGTGACGGCCCCTCCGGTAGCGGTGCCTACGGCCGCCTGCGCTTCGAGTCCGGCGGCCACCGCGTGCAGCGCGTGCCCGCCACCGAGACGCAAGGCCGCATCCACACCAGCGCCTGCACCGTGGCCGTGATGCCCGAGCCCGACGCAAGCCAGGCCATCACGCTGAACCCGGCCGACCTGCGCATCGACACCTTCCGCGCCAGCGGCGCTGGCGGCCAGCACATCAACAAGACCGACTCGGCCGTGCGCGTGGTGCACCTGCCCACCGGCATCGTCGCCGAGTGCCAGGACGGGCGCAGCCAGCACAGCAACAAGGCCAAGGCGCTGGCCGTGCTGCAGGCGCGCATCCAGGAAAAGGAACGCAGCGAGCGCGCCGCCAAGGAAGCCGCGATGCGCAAGGGTCTGGTGGGCAGCGGCGACCGCAGCGACCGCATCCGCACCTACAACTTTCCGCAGGGGCGGCTCACCGACCACCGCATCAACCTGACGCTGTACAAGCTGCTGGCCGTCATGGAGGGCGATCTGCAGGAAGTGCTGGACGCCCTGCAGCACGCCCGCGAGGCCGAGCTGCTGGCCGAGCTGGAAACGGCGATTTGA
- the proB gene encoding glutamate 5-kinase → MNSSVLRDARRIVVKVGSSLVTNEGRGLDEVAIGEWSRQLAALVRGEAGAPREVIMVSSGAIAEGMKRLGWGKRPREIHELQAAAAVGQMGLAQMYETKLREQGMGSAQVLLTHADLADRERYLNARSTLLTLLRLGVVPVINENDTVVTDEIKFGDNDTLGALVANLVEADALVILTDQKGLYTADPRRDPAAQFVHEAQAGDPALEAMAGGAGSSIGKGGMLTKIIAAKRAAGSGASTVIAWGRESDVLLRLARGEAIGTLLVAQTAKYHARKQWMVDHLQLRGAVTVDAGAAAKLRGEGKSLLPIGMVAVEGDFDRGDVIAVRDAAGSEIARGLANYASAEARLLCRKPSSQFEQLLGYAAEPEMVHRDNMVLSPQH, encoded by the coding sequence ATGAACTCCAGTGTGTTGCGTGATGCCCGGCGCATCGTGGTCAAGGTCGGCTCCAGCCTCGTCACCAACGAGGGGCGCGGGCTGGACGAGGTCGCCATCGGCGAATGGAGCCGCCAGCTGGCGGCCCTGGTGCGCGGCGAGGCGGGCGCGCCGCGCGAGGTCATCATGGTCTCCAGCGGCGCCATTGCCGAAGGCATGAAGCGGCTGGGCTGGGGCAAGCGTCCGCGCGAGATCCACGAGCTGCAGGCCGCTGCCGCCGTGGGCCAGATGGGCCTGGCGCAGATGTACGAGACCAAACTGCGCGAGCAGGGCATGGGCAGCGCCCAGGTGCTGCTGACCCACGCCGACCTGGCCGACCGCGAGCGCTATCTGAACGCGCGCTCCACGCTGCTGACGCTGCTGCGCCTGGGCGTGGTGCCGGTTATCAACGAGAACGACACGGTAGTCACCGACGAGATCAAGTTCGGCGACAACGACACCCTGGGCGCCCTGGTGGCCAACCTGGTGGAGGCCGATGCGCTGGTCATCCTGACGGACCAGAAAGGCCTGTACACGGCCGACCCCCGGCGCGACCCCGCCGCGCAGTTCGTGCATGAGGCGCAGGCCGGCGACCCGGCGCTGGAGGCCATGGCTGGCGGCGCGGGCTCCAGCATCGGCAAGGGCGGCATGCTGACCAAGATCATCGCCGCCAAGCGCGCGGCGGGCTCGGGCGCATCCACCGTGATCGCCTGGGGGCGCGAGAGCGACGTGCTGCTGCGCCTGGCGCGTGGCGAAGCCATCGGCACGCTGCTGGTGGCGCAGACCGCCAAATACCACGCACGCAAGCAGTGGATGGTGGACCACCTGCAGCTGCGCGGCGCGGTGACGGTGGATGCCGGCGCGGCCGCCAAGCTGCGCGGCGAAGGCAAGAGCCTGCTGCCTATCGGTATGGTGGCGGTGGAAGGCGACTTCGACCGGGGCGACGTGATTGCCGTGCGCGACGCGGCCGGCAGCGAGATTGCCCGGGGCTTGGCCAACTATGCCAGTGCCGAGGCGCGGCTTTTGTGCCGCAAGCCGTCGTCGCAGTTCGAGCAGCTGCTGGGCTACGCCGCCGAGCCGGAGATGGTGCACCGCGACAACATGGTGTTGTCGCCGCAGCACTGA